The following are encoded in a window of Bos indicus isolate NIAB-ARS_2022 breed Sahiwal x Tharparkar chromosome 7, NIAB-ARS_B.indTharparkar_mat_pri_1.0, whole genome shotgun sequence genomic DNA:
- the LOC109560819 gene encoding IQ domain-containing protein N-like translates to MQQATQLQVSPSGQSSYQSMPNFQDRMGTLCSQLQASPSGQSYQSIPNFQDRMRTLCSQLQASPSGQSSYQPDPSLQDKPGTLHPQPQSEPSASKETLLEQPDKDKTVARRVPRLRAVVESQAFRNVLVDEMDIMVSRAATLIQACWRGYRLRQKLISQMMAAKAIQASWRRFNTRRLLRAGKAMEKKAKVEERDIPYHPPQQVRFQHPEEGKSLLAQPTMVSKETQFPSSDSLAAYTHQPALLQSQGMSPPGTCSAGGPSVTFLPHQTVAIKLPCPMSLDAKCRPCLMTRTVRSTCLVQVEGDPMKTKQITSRANKAGAMGPPPSARCAQAVQGQFKTQTQVHTEAEVLKMLPQTGPAPVITKTLAQPGPTMTTSKTPFQMYPAATITKTSPQPCPVPMVTIAKTPPQMYLAAAMAKIPPETDPAAPMTKTAAQTCPAATMIKAPLQSCLAAMMNKTLPQPCPMSTVTITKAPPQVYPQGPVGKIPPQMCPPATATKTPLQSCLAAMMSKIQPQPCPVPMITITKTPPQPCPVTQGTKTPAAMRPTASMTNTTPQTPPAATMTKAPPQLGLLASMIKSPTQTRPAATATKVPPQACAVPLLTKTPPQTHPAPTGTKTLLQTCQVATATKTHSHQMLQGATVAKTAPPQTRLAAMITKTPAQLRSVATILKTLCLPPSAAGNLKPPFSAAATAGISDTSSHTCLSGPKARATVNARQATRAVKVSSRSYLTEGKVKCFPPSHPGAGAPKPPARPPLEGEKIKAFSQKQGKTETTSDTSMAMEMPGDLTWAKVASDRNKWAHPRTDILKVQSQLYGPARTAGAPLSTCLPQAQLAPRSTTGSPQAHLLAELTKALPQEHVSAKLTMAQGQGYPQAQPPAAVAQPHLSVCLSKTPSQAHLPAKLMKAQSQAQLTTAVIKVQSQGHLPTGLTKAQSQAQLVTDTAKSLYAAHQAAELSSKTQSQPLLVGFKASTQPCQHIGALPRAKPEDRLTQLPSHSYVQGKATLGLHQGASETQNMLVPLLASAGHTTCNAESWGDSRAARAQPSTTSAPPPSQEELAASQLASLCAELAAVLGSQEDLRALLAKALSQGEVRAALNQALSKEVLGATMAKALPQGILGTVLVKALSWGELGTSLSRALSRGELTKAIQSRLADVLSKALTEEERATLSQALCQGELGAVLSQSLSQAALRSGVGLPKAASKTMGSGMTVMPAPVEVDCRGSLSAAWGPSLGPMRLQPSKGPEDTAMSGGQARNSTIPSIAVGPRGSTVAPGGAWEPAGGTVPWDVVGSKAAVDPRQPRELVASVQAVEKIIIHAAVIIQACARGFLVRRTIKVWHQWAIIIQAAWRGYCVRRDLARLCRAATIIQAAWRGFVIRQSRTQQMLLQNVWAKTGSGARMTSDHRCFQSCQPHVCALCQSLTSGLGSPPSVVMLVGSSPRTCHTCGHTLPTRVVHGTGRGAASQAGVPRGCLTQSTAQSLRRPPHHQTKAATAIQSAWRGFVVRRRLKQQQDAAKMLQATWRGHSTRASLTTDALLGPAVWDNSRHTQWPGV, encoded by the exons ATGCAGCAAGCAACACAGCTACAGGTGTCACCCAGTGGGCAGAGCTCCTATCAGTCCATGCCCAATTTCCAAGATAGAATGGGGACACTGTGTTCACAGCTACAGGCGTCACCCAGTGGGCAGAGCTATCAGTCCATCCCCAATTTCCAAGATAGAATGAGGACACTGTGTTCACAGCTACAGGCGTCACCCAGTGGGCAGAGCTCCTATCAGCCCGATCCCAGTCTCCAAGACAAACCGGGAACACTGCATCCACAGCCCCAGAGCGAACCCTCTGCCTCCAAGGAGACCCTTCTGGAACAGCCTGACAAGGACAAGACGGTGGCTCGTCGTGTCCCTCGCCTCCGCGCTGTGGTGGAGAGCCAGGCCTTCAGGAATGTCCTGGTGGATGAAATGGACATAATGGTGTCCCGCGCAGCCACCCTCATTCAAGCCTGTTGGAGGGGGTACCGCCTCCGGCAGAAGCTTATCTCGCAGATGATGGCGGCCAAGGCCATCCAGGCGTCCTGGCGACGCTTCAACACCAGGCGCCTCCTCCGGGCTGGCAAGGCGATGGAGAAAAAAGCGAAGGTGGAGGAACGCGACATCCCTTACCACCCGCCCCAGCAGGTGCGGTTCCAGCATCCGGAAGAGGGCAAGTCCCTTCTGGCCCAGCCCACCATGGTGAGCAAGGAGACCCAGTTCCCTTCCTCTGACAGCCTGGCTGCTTATACCCACCAACCGGCCCTTTTGCAGTCCCAGGGCATGTCACCGCCTGGGACGTGCTCTGCCGGAGGCCCCAGCGTCACCTTCCTGCCACACCAGACAGTCGCCATCAAACTTCCATGTCCCATGAGTCTCGATGCGAAGTGCCGCCCATGCCTGATGACAAGAACCGTCAGAAGTACCTGCCTTGTCCAAGTAGAAGGCGACCCAATGAAGACCAAGCAAATAACTTCCAGAGCCAACAAGGCAGGAGCCATGGGGCCACCACCATCTGCAAGGTGCGCCCAGGCAGTTCAAGGACAATTCAAGACCCAAACCCAGGTCCACACGGAAGCAGAGGTCCTCAAAATGCTACCTCAGACAGGCCCAGCGCCTGTGATAACCAAGACCCTCGCCCAGCCAGGGCCCACTATGACCACGAGCAAGACTCCCTTCCAGATGTACCCGGCAGCCACGATAACCAAGACCTCGCCCCAGCCTTGCCCGGTGCCCATGGTAACAATAGCCAAGACCCCACCCCAGATGTACCTGGCAGCTGCAATGGCCAAGATTCCACCAGAGACAGACCCAGCAGCCCCCATGACCAAAACTGCGGCCCAGACATGCCCGGCGGCCACCATGATCAAGGCTCCACTCCAGTCGTGCTTGGCAGCCATGATGAACAAGACCCTACCCCAGCCATGCCCGATGTCAACTGTCACAATAACCAAGGCCCCACCCCAGGTGTACCCCCAAGGCCCGGTGGGCAAGATCCCACCTCAGATGTGCCCGCCAGCCACAGCGACCAAGACCCCACTCCAGTCATGCCTGGCGGCCATGATGAGTAAGATCCAACCCCAGCCATGCCCAGTGCCCATGATAACCATCACCAaaaccccaccccagccctgcccggTGACCCAAGGGACCAAGACCCCAGCTGCAATGCGACCAACAGCCTCCATGACCAACACTACACCCCAGACACCACCGGCAGCCACGATGACGAAGGCCCCACCCCAGCTAGGCCTGCTGGCCTCGATGATCAAGTCTCCAACTCAGACACGGCCTGCGGCCACAGCGACCAAAGTCCCGCCCCAGGCGTGTGCAGTGCCCTTGCTGACCAAGACGCCACCCCAGACGCACCCAGCACCCACGGGAACCAAGACCCTACTGCAGACATGTCAGGTGGCTACAGCGACCAAGACCCACTCTCATCAGATGCTCCAAGGAGCCACGGTGGCGAAAACTGCTCCTCCCCAGACGCGCCTGGCGGCCATGATCACCAAGACTCCAGCTCAGTTACGCTCAGTGGCCACCATCCTCAAAACCCTGTGCCTGCCCCCGTCAGCAGCTGGAAACCTCAAGCCTCCGTTTTCAGCAGCGGCGACAGCTGGAATTTCCGACACCTCATCCCACACGTGTCTAAGTGGACCAAAGGCCAGGGCCACGGTGAACGCGAGACAGGCGACCAGGGCGGTCAAGGTCTCGTCCCGCTCATACTTGACAGAGGGAAAAGTGAAATGCTTTCCCCCGTCACATCCGGGGGCTGGGGCTCCCAAGCCTCCAGCCAGGCCTCCTTTGGAAGGCGAGAAAATCAAGGCCTTCTCCCAGAAACAAGGGAAAACGGAAACCACGTCTGACACCAGTATGGCCATGGAAATGCCCGGGGATCTGACCTGGGCAAAAGTGGCGAGCGACAGGAACAAGTGGGCACATCCGAGGACGGACATCTTGAAGGTTCAGTCCCAACTGTATGGGCCTGCAAGAACCGCTGGGGCGCCTCTGAGCACATGTCTGCCTCAAGCGCAACTGGCCCCTCGTTCAACCACAGGCTCGCCTCAGGCCCATCTGCTGGCCGAGCTGACTAAGGCCCTGCCCCAGGAGCACGTGTCTGCCAAGTTGACCATGGCCCAGGGCCAAGGATACCCACAAGCCCAACCCCCCGCCGCCGTGGCCCAACCACACCTGAGTGTGTGTCTGTCTAAGACGCCGTCCCAGGCACACCTGCCCGCCAAGCTGATGAAGGCGCAGTCCCAGGCACAGCTGACCACAGCAGTGATCAAGGTACAGTCCCAAGGGCATCTCCCCACCGGATTGACAAAGGCGCAGTCCCAGGCCCAGCTGGTCACAGATACAGCCAAGAGCCTCTatgcggcccaccaggctgctgAACTCAGCAGCAAGACGCAGTCGCAGCCACTCCTGGTGGGCTTCAAGGCTTCCACCCAGCCCTGCCAGCACATTGGCGCTCTGCCCCGAGCCAAGCCAGAAGACAGACTGACCCAGCTCCCATCCCACAGCTACGTGCAGGGCAAGGCCACCCTGGGCCTGCACCAGGGGGCCTCTGAGACCCAGAACATGCTGGTGCCTCTGCTGGCCTCTGCTGGCCACACCACGTGTAATGCTGAATCCTGGGGGGACAGCAGGGCTGCCCGGGCCCAGCCTTCAACCACCAGCGCACCCCCGCCCAGCCAGGAGGAGCTAGCGGCCTCCCAACTCGCCTCCCTGTGTGCTGAGCTGGCCGCCGTGCTGGGCTCGCAGGAGGACCTCCGCGCCCTGCTGGCCAAAGCCCTCTCCCAGGGGGAAGTGAGGGCGGCCCTGAACCAGGCCCTGTCCAAAGAAGTCTTGGGAGCCACGATGGCCAAGGCCTTGCCCCAGGGCATCCTGGGCACGGTGCTGGTGAAGGCGCTCTCCTGGGGCGAGCTGGGCACCAGCCTGTCCCGCGCACTGTCCCGGGGCGAGCTGACTAAGGCCATTCAGAGCAGACTGGCGGACGTGCTTAGCAAGGCCCTGACGGAGGAGGAGCGCGCCACCTTGAGCCAGGCCCTGTGTCAGGGTGAGCTGGGTGCAGTCCTCAGCCAATCTCTCTCTCAGGCGGCCCTGAGGTCTGGAGTCGGCCTCCCCAAGGCTGCCTCCAAAACGATGGGAAGTGGGATGACCGTGATGCCGGCCCCCGTGGAGGTGGACTGCAGGGGGAGCCTGTCGGCCGCATGGGGGCCCAGCCTGGGCCCCATGAGACTACAGCCCAGCAAG GGCCCAGAGGACACTGCCATGTCTGGTGGTCAAGCGAGGAATTCTACCATCCCCAGCATAGCAGTTGGGCCCAGGGGCAGCACCGTGGCCCCTGGAGGCGCTTGGGAGCCAGCTGGGGGCACTGTGCCCTGGGATGTCGTGGGCAGCAAGGCAGCGGTGGACCCGAGACAGCCGAGGGAGTTGGTGGCATCAGTGCAGGCTGTAGAGAAGATAATCATCCACGCGGCGGTCATCATCCAGGCGTGTGCACGTGGCTTCCTGGTGCGCCGTACCATCAAGGTGTGGCACCAGTGGGCCATCATCATCCAGGCTGCCTGGCGTGGCTACTGTGTGCGGCGGGACCTGGCCCGCCTCTGCCGAGCTGCCACCATCATCCAGGCTGCGTGGAGAGGCTTCGTCATCCGCCAGAGCCGCACCCAGCAAATGCTGCTCCAGAACGTATGGGCTAAGACCGGCAGTGGGGCTAGGATGACGTCTGACCACCGCTGCTTCCAGTCCTGCCAGCCCCATGTCTGTGCTCTCTGCCAGTCCCTGACCTCCGGACTCGGAAGCCCACCCAGCGTGGTGATGCTTGTGGGTTCCAGCCCCCGCACATGCCACACGTGCGGCCACACGCTGCCCACCCGGGTGGTGCATGGCACGGGCCGGGGTGCTGCCAGCCAGGCCGGTGTGCCACGGGGCTGCCTGACCCAGTCAACCGCCCAGAGCCTTCGGCGGCCACCCCATCATCAGACCAAGGCGGCCACGGCCATCCAGTCTGCCTGGAGGGGCTTCGTCGTGCGTCGTCGGCTGAAGCAGCAACAGGACGCAGCCAAGATGCTTCAAGCCACCTGGCGCGGCCACAGCACCCGGGCCTCCCTCACCACGGACGCGCTCCTGGGGCCAGCGGTGTGGGACAACTCACGACACACGCAGTGGCCAGGCGTCTAG